A window of Aquitalea denitrificans contains these coding sequences:
- a CDS encoding multidrug efflux RND transporter permease subunit, protein MNPSRWFIERPVATILLMVAVLLSGLFAYRMLSTSALPQVDYPTIQVSTLYPGASAEVMTSSVTAPLERQLGQMAGLSQMYSTSSGGASVITLRFSLQLSLDVAEQEVQAAINAANAYLPDDLPNPPTYKKVNPADSAVISLAASSDDLPLTQVQDLVNTRLAPKLSQISGVGLVSLAGGQQPAIHVQVNPAALAAHGLTLAQVNTLISNSNVNGSKGGFDGQHHSITIDANDQIRSADEYGALILTYQNGSALRLRDIATVSQAAENRYLSAWANNKPAIIINVQRQPGGNVINVVDSIQQALPTLQAALPDSVKISVLSDRTQTIRASIDDVQFELLLSVALVVMVTFLFLRNVQATLIPSIAVPLSLVGTFGVMYLAGFSLNNLTLMALTIATGFVIDDAIVVVENIDRLLASGKSPREAALLGSRQIGFTIISLTFSLIAVLIPLLFMGDVVGRLFREFAITLAVSILVSMVVSLTLTPMLCAQLLRHVPPERQSRFARRGGEIFDAMVRMYDRLLTVVLNHQRLTLLVATATLAVTALLYVLMPKGFFPAQDTGLIQGITVASQDVSFGEMGRRQQALTAILAQDPAVDSIASTIGVDGNNSSLNTGRLQISLKPFAQRSERAPAIIQRLNSAVQKVAGITLYLQAAQDLSIDDQVTPAQYQFTLSDPDSSRLASLTPRLLQAMRQNPVFSAATSNLQNQGMVADIHLDRDAAGRYGITAADVDAALYNAYGQRLVSTIFTQANQYRVVLEVAADYQRSPQALEDIYLAPSSTSSSSTSSSSSSSSLVRLGSIATVSQRSGPLMYGRIDQFPAVTFAFNLAAGHSLGDAHAALQQITDTLKLPDTTTLSYQGAAAAFQSASANTLWLILAALLTMYIVLGMLYESFIHPVTILSTLPSAAVGAMLALLLSGSEFSMIALIGVILLIGIVKKNAIMMIDFALQAEHEQRLSPREAIHQACLLRFRPILMTTMAALIGALPLMLASGSGAELRQPLGLVIVGGLIFSQVLTLFTTPVIYLLFDRLAVRWRAAMAQRRQQEAAR, encoded by the coding sequence ATGAACCCGTCGCGCTGGTTTATCGAACGGCCGGTCGCCACCATCCTGCTGATGGTGGCGGTGCTGCTGTCCGGGCTATTTGCCTACCGCATGCTGTCCACCTCGGCGCTGCCGCAGGTGGACTACCCCACCATCCAGGTCAGCACCCTTTACCCCGGTGCCAGTGCCGAGGTGATGACATCGTCCGTCACCGCGCCGCTGGAGCGCCAGTTGGGCCAGATGGCCGGCCTCAGCCAGATGTACTCCACCAGTTCCGGCGGGGCATCCGTCATCACCCTTCGCTTTTCCCTGCAGCTGTCACTGGATGTGGCCGAACAGGAAGTGCAGGCCGCCATCAATGCCGCCAATGCCTATCTGCCGGATGACCTGCCCAACCCGCCCACCTACAAGAAGGTGAACCCGGCCGACAGCGCGGTGATCAGCCTGGCGGCCAGCTCGGACGACCTGCCGCTGACCCAGGTGCAAGATCTGGTCAACACCCGGCTGGCACCCAAGCTGTCGCAGATTTCCGGCGTCGGTCTGGTCAGCCTGGCCGGTGGCCAGCAGCCGGCCATCCACGTACAGGTGAACCCGGCGGCACTGGCCGCGCATGGTCTGACACTGGCTCAGGTCAATACCCTGATCAGCAACAGCAATGTGAATGGTTCCAAGGGCGGTTTTGACGGCCAGCATCACTCCATCACCATCGACGCCAACGACCAGATCCGCTCTGCCGACGAGTACGGCGCGCTGATCCTCACCTACCAGAACGGCTCGGCATTGCGCCTGCGTGATATCGCCACAGTCAGCCAGGCGGCGGAAAACCGCTACCTGTCGGCCTGGGCCAACAACAAGCCGGCCATCATCATCAATGTGCAGCGCCAGCCGGGCGGCAATGTCATCAATGTGGTGGACAGCATCCAGCAGGCACTGCCCACGCTGCAGGCCGCGCTGCCGGACAGTGTGAAAATCAGCGTGCTGTCCGACCGCACCCAGACCATCCGCGCCTCCATCGATGATGTGCAGTTCGAGCTGTTGCTATCGGTGGCGCTGGTGGTGATGGTGACCTTCCTGTTCCTGCGCAATGTGCAGGCCACGCTGATTCCCAGCATTGCCGTGCCGCTGTCGCTGGTGGGCACCTTTGGCGTGATGTATCTGGCCGGTTTCAGCCTGAACAACCTCACCCTGATGGCGCTGACCATTGCCACCGGCTTTGTGATTGACGACGCCATCGTGGTGGTGGAAAACATCGACCGCCTGCTGGCCAGCGGCAAATCGCCGCGCGAGGCCGCGCTGCTGGGTTCGCGCCAGATCGGCTTCACCATTATCTCGCTCACCTTCTCGCTGATTGCGGTGCTGATTCCGCTGCTGTTCATGGGCGATGTGGTGGGCCGGCTGTTCCGCGAATTTGCCATCACGCTGGCGGTGTCCATCCTGGTATCCATGGTGGTATCACTCACCCTCACCCCCATGCTGTGTGCGCAGCTGCTGCGCCATGTGCCGCCGGAGCGCCAAAGCCGCTTTGCCCGCCGTGGTGGTGAAATCTTCGATGCCATGGTACGGATGTACGACCGCCTGCTAACCGTGGTGCTGAATCATCAGCGCCTGACCCTGCTGGTGGCCACCGCCACCCTGGCGGTGACCGCGCTGTTGTACGTGCTGATGCCCAAGGGCTTTTTCCCGGCGCAGGATACCGGGCTGATCCAGGGCATTACCGTGGCGTCACAGGATGTGTCCTTTGGCGAGATGGGCCGCCGCCAGCAGGCGCTGACGGCCATTCTGGCGCAGGACCCGGCGGTGGACAGCATTGCCTCCACCATTGGCGTGGACGGCAATAACAGCAGCCTCAACACCGGTCGCCTGCAAATCAGCCTCAAGCCCTTTGCCCAACGCAGTGAACGCGCCCCGGCCATCATCCAGCGCCTGAACAGCGCGGTGCAGAAGGTAGCCGGCATCACGCTCTACCTGCAGGCCGCGCAGGACCTGAGCATTGATGACCAGGTGACCCCGGCGCAGTACCAGTTCACCCTCAGCGACCCGGACAGCAGCCGGCTGGCCAGCCTGACCCCGCGCCTGCTGCAGGCCATGCGCCAGAACCCGGTATTCAGTGCCGCCACCAGCAATCTGCAAAACCAGGGCATGGTGGCCGACATTCATCTGGACCGCGATGCCGCCGGTCGCTACGGCATAACTGCTGCCGATGTGGACGCGGCACTGTACAACGCCTACGGCCAGCGTCTGGTGTCCACCATCTTCACCCAGGCCAACCAGTACCGCGTGGTGCTGGAAGTGGCAGCCGACTACCAGCGCAGCCCGCAGGCGCTGGAGGACATCTATCTGGCACCGTCCAGCACTTCAAGCAGCAGCACATCCAGCAGTAGCAGTTCCAGCAGTCTGGTGCGTCTGGGCAGCATTGCCACGGTCAGCCAGCGCAGCGGCCCGCTGATGTATGGCCGGATAGATCAGTTCCCGGCGGTCACCTTCGCCTTCAACCTGGCCGCCGGACACTCACTGGGCGATGCCCACGCCGCGCTGCAGCAGATTACCGACACCCTCAAGCTGCCAGACACCACCACGCTGAGTTATCAGGGTGCCGCAGCAGCCTTCCAGAGCGCCTCGGCCAACACCCTGTGGCTGATTCTGGCCGCCTTGCTCACCATGTATATCGTGTTGGGCATGCTGTATGAAAGCTTCATTCATCCGGTCACCATCCTGTCCACCCTGCCCTCCGCTGCGGTGGGAGCCATGCTGGCCCTGCTGCTGAGTGGCAGCGAATTCAGCATGATTGCGCTGATCGGGGTGATCCTGCTGATCGGCATCGTCAAGAAAAACGCCATCATGATGATCGACTTCGCGCTGCAGGCCGAGCATGAGCAAAGGCTGTCGCCGCGCGAGGCCATTCATCAGGCCTGCCTGCTGCGCTTCCGCCCCATCCTGATGACCACCATGGCGGCGCTGATCGGCGCGCTGCCGCTGATGCTGGCCTCCGGCTCCGGGGCCGAGCTGCGTCAGCCGCTGGGCCTGGTAATCGTGGGCGGGCTGATCTTCAGCCAGGTACTCACCCTGTTTACCACCCCGGTGATCTACCTGCTGTTTGACCGGCTGGCCGTGCGCTGGCGTGCCGCCATGGCACAACGTCGTCAGCAAGAGGCCGCACGATGA
- a CDS encoding MdtA/MuxA family multidrug efflux RND transporter periplasmic adaptor subunit — translation MKTPSSLPALLSRKRLLLPLSVLLLGASGFLLFKSLSHAQNMPPRDMVTPVQVASARRADVPVYLNAIGTVTANVSATVTSRVDGVLQAVYFTEGQWVKQGQLLAQIDPRAYQASLKQYQGALAEHTALLHSAELTLERYRKLYASDSLAKQDLDSQIASVEQYRGEVKTDQAQIDAARLNLDFTRITAPISGFAGLRLTDPGNMVHSTDTTGIVAISQSRPITATFSLPEANLADVLPLLRQGKALPVDAYNRERSTLLAHGEVKFISNAIDTSTGSVKLKAVFANTDDKLFPNQFVNIRLQTTTLPQAVIVPSAAVQLGSTGSYVYVVNGNKTVSKKNVSTGPTNGDWVVISKGVDASASVVTAGIDHLHEGAKVAPVGDNSHGSKVDQ, via the coding sequence ATGAAAACCCCGTCCTCCCTGCCCGCCCTGCTGTCCCGCAAACGTCTGCTGCTACCCTTGTCCGTCCTGCTGCTTGGTGCCAGCGGCTTCCTGCTGTTCAAAAGCCTGTCACATGCCCAGAACATGCCGCCGCGCGACATGGTGACACCGGTACAGGTGGCCAGCGCCCGCCGTGCCGACGTGCCGGTCTACCTCAACGCCATCGGCACGGTCACTGCCAATGTCAGCGCCACGGTTACCAGCCGGGTGGATGGCGTGCTGCAGGCGGTGTACTTCACCGAGGGCCAGTGGGTGAAACAGGGCCAGTTGCTGGCGCAGATCGACCCGCGCGCCTATCAGGCCAGCCTGAAGCAGTACCAGGGTGCGCTGGCCGAACACACGGCCTTGCTGCACAGCGCCGAGCTGACGCTGGAGCGCTACCGCAAGCTGTACGCCAGCGACTCGCTGGCCAAACAGGATCTGGACAGCCAGATCGCCAGCGTCGAGCAATACCGTGGTGAAGTCAAAACCGATCAGGCACAAATCGATGCCGCCCGGCTGAACCTGGACTTCACCCGCATCACCGCCCCCATCAGCGGCTTTGCCGGCCTGCGCCTGACCGACCCGGGCAATATGGTGCATTCCACCGACACCACCGGCATCGTCGCCATCAGCCAGTCGCGCCCGATTACCGCCACCTTCAGCCTGCCGGAGGCCAATCTGGCCGATGTGTTGCCGCTGTTGCGCCAGGGCAAGGCGCTGCCGGTGGACGCCTATAACCGCGAACGCAGCACCCTGCTGGCCCATGGCGAAGTGAAATTCATCAGCAATGCCATCGACACCAGCACCGGCAGCGTCAAGCTCAAGGCGGTGTTTGCCAATACCGACGACAAGCTGTTCCCCAACCAGTTCGTCAATATCCGCCTGCAAACCACCACCCTGCCGCAGGCCGTCATCGTGCCATCGGCAGCGGTACAGCTGGGCAGCACCGGCAGCTATGTCTATGTGGTGAACGGCAACAAGACGGTCAGCAAGAAAAACGTCAGCACCGGCCCGACAAACGGTGACTGGGTGGTAATCAGCAAGGGTGTGGATGCCAGCGCCAGCGTGGTGACCGCCGGTATCGACCACCTGCACGAAGGTGCCAAGGTAGCGCCGGTAGGCGACAACAGCCATGGCAGCAAGGTGGACCAATGA
- a CDS encoding CoA-acylating methylmalonate-semialdehyde dehydrogenase: MSTIAHLINGELVQQAGRSTPVFNPSLGKPVREVALADQDIIRAAIASAKAAFPAWRKTPPAKRAQVMFRFKQLLEANRDKIAQLISEEHGKTLEDAVGELQRGIENVEYACGVPELLKGEYNRNVGPNIDSWSDFQPLGVVAGITPFNFPAMVPLWMYPLAIACGNCFILKPSERDPSSTLLIAQLLHEAGLPKGVLNVVNGDKEAVDGLIQAPEVKAISFVGSTPIAEYIYTEANKRGKRVQALGGAKNHAVVLPDADLDNTVNALMGAAYGSCGERCMAISVVVTVGDQVADKLVEKLKPKIAELKIGAGTSCGLDMGPLVTGAARDKVVGYIDSGVEQGATLVVDGRGLKVSGCEEGFFVGGTLFDHVKPGMKVYEEEIFGPVLCIVRVNSLEDAMQLINDHEYGNGTCLFTRDGEAAHLFCDEIEVGMVGINVPLPVPVAYHSFGGWKRSLFGDLHAYGPDGVRFYTKRKTITQRWPQRASHEASQFAFPSL; this comes from the coding sequence GTGAGCACCATCGCCCATCTGATCAACGGTGAGCTTGTCCAGCAGGCAGGCCGCAGCACCCCCGTCTTCAACCCGTCGCTCGGCAAGCCGGTACGCGAAGTGGCCCTGGCCGACCAGGACATCATCCGCGCCGCCATAGCCAGTGCCAAGGCGGCCTTCCCGGCCTGGCGCAAAACCCCGCCGGCCAAGCGCGCCCAGGTGATGTTCCGCTTCAAGCAGCTGCTGGAAGCCAACCGCGACAAGATTGCCCAGCTGATCAGCGAAGAACACGGCAAGACCCTGGAAGACGCCGTGGGCGAGCTGCAGCGCGGCATCGAAAACGTGGAATACGCCTGCGGCGTGCCGGAACTGCTCAAGGGCGAATACAACCGCAATGTCGGCCCCAATATCGACAGCTGGAGCGACTTCCAGCCGCTGGGCGTGGTGGCGGGCATCACCCCGTTCAACTTCCCGGCCATGGTGCCGCTGTGGATGTACCCGCTGGCCATTGCCTGCGGCAACTGCTTCATCCTCAAGCCGTCCGAGCGCGACCCCAGCTCCACCCTGCTGATTGCCCAGCTGCTGCACGAAGCCGGCCTGCCCAAGGGCGTGCTGAATGTGGTGAACGGTGACAAGGAAGCCGTTGATGGCCTGATCCAGGCACCGGAAGTGAAAGCCATCAGCTTTGTCGGCTCCACCCCGATTGCCGAATACATCTACACCGAGGCCAACAAGCGCGGCAAACGCGTACAGGCACTGGGCGGTGCCAAGAACCACGCCGTGGTGCTACCGGATGCTGATCTGGACAACACCGTCAACGCACTGATGGGCGCAGCCTACGGTTCCTGCGGCGAGCGCTGCATGGCCATTTCCGTGGTGGTAACCGTGGGCGACCAGGTGGCCGACAAGCTGGTGGAAAAACTCAAGCCCAAGATTGCCGAGCTGAAGATCGGTGCCGGCACATCCTGCGGCCTGGACATGGGTCCGCTGGTGACTGGCGCGGCGCGCGACAAGGTGGTGGGCTATATCGACAGCGGCGTGGAGCAAGGCGCAACCCTGGTGGTGGATGGTCGTGGCCTGAAGGTATCCGGCTGCGAGGAAGGCTTCTTCGTCGGCGGCACCCTGTTCGACCACGTCAAGCCCGGCATGAAGGTCTACGAAGAAGAAATCTTCGGCCCGGTGCTGTGCATCGTGCGGGTGAACAGCCTGGAAGACGCCATGCAACTGATCAACGACCACGAATACGGCAACGGCACCTGCCTGTTTACCCGTGATGGCGAGGCTGCACATCTGTTCTGCGATGAAATCGAAGTGGGCATGGTAGGCATCAACGTACCGCTGCCGGTGCCGGTGGCCTATCACAGCTTTGGCGGCTGGAAGCGTTCGCTGTTTGGCGACCTGCACGCCTACGGCCCGGATGGCGTGCGCTTCTACACCAAGCGCAAGACCATCACCCAGCGCTGGCCGCAACGCGCCAGCCACGAGGCTTCGCAGTTCGCCTTCCCCAGCCTGTAA
- a CDS encoding aspartate aminotransferase family protein: MSAQHSAYTTSDLKLDAQWMPFTANRAFQQDPRIIVGAEGNYFIDDKGRRIFDSLSGLWTCGAGHNRKEIQEAVSRQLGTLDYAPGFQYGHPLAFRLAEEIAGIMPEGLDHVLFTGSGSECADTAIKMAKAYWRLKGQPSKTRFIGRARGYHGVNIGGTSLGGIGGNRKLYGQLMDADHLPHTLQPGMAFTRGMAETGGVELANELLKLIELHDASNIAAVIVEPMSGSSGVIVPPKGYLQRLREICSQNNILLIFDEVITAYGRMGKWTGADYFGVTPDIMNTAKQVTNGAVPLGAVIASKEIYNTFMQQNLPQHAIEFTHGYTYSGHPVACAAGLATLEVLKHEQLIEQSLALAPVFEDKLHALKGSQHVVDIRNCGLAGAIQLASRDGDATIRPYEAGLKLWQAGFYVRFGGDTLQFGPSFNTTPAQLDTLFDAVGSVLNNLA, translated from the coding sequence ATGTCTGCCCAGCATTCTGCCTACACCACCAGCGATCTGAAACTTGATGCGCAATGGATGCCGTTCACTGCCAACCGCGCTTTCCAGCAAGACCCGCGCATCATCGTGGGGGCGGAGGGCAACTACTTTATCGATGACAAGGGCCGTCGCATCTTTGACAGCCTGTCCGGCCTGTGGACCTGCGGTGCCGGCCACAACCGCAAGGAAATCCAGGAAGCCGTATCGCGCCAGCTGGGCACGCTGGACTACGCACCGGGCTTCCAGTACGGCCACCCGCTGGCCTTCCGTCTGGCCGAGGAAATCGCCGGCATCATGCCCGAGGGCCTCGACCACGTGCTGTTTACCGGCTCCGGTTCCGAGTGTGCCGATACCGCCATCAAGATGGCCAAAGCCTACTGGCGCCTGAAGGGCCAGCCCAGCAAAACCCGCTTCATCGGCCGCGCCCGTGGCTATCACGGCGTCAACATCGGCGGCACCTCGCTGGGTGGCATCGGCGGCAACCGCAAGCTGTACGGCCAGTTGATGGATGCCGACCACCTGCCGCACACCCTGCAGCCGGGCATGGCCTTTACCCGTGGCATGGCGGAAACCGGCGGCGTGGAGCTGGCCAACGAACTGCTGAAACTGATCGAGCTGCATGATGCGTCGAATATTGCCGCCGTCATCGTCGAGCCGATGTCCGGCTCCTCCGGCGTCATCGTGCCGCCCAAGGGCTATCTGCAACGCCTGCGCGAAATCTGCAGCCAGAACAACATCCTGCTGATCTTCGACGAAGTGATCACCGCCTACGGCCGTATGGGCAAGTGGACCGGTGCCGACTACTTCGGCGTTACCCCGGACATCATGAACACCGCCAAGCAGGTGACCAACGGCGCGGTACCGCTGGGTGCGGTGATTGCCTCGAAGGAAATCTACAACACCTTCATGCAGCAGAACCTGCCGCAGCACGCCATTGAATTCACCCATGGCTACACCTACTCCGGTCACCCGGTGGCCTGCGCTGCCGGTCTGGCCACGCTGGAAGTACTCAAGCACGAACAGCTGATCGAACAGTCGCTGGCACTGGCGCCGGTATTCGAGGACAAGCTGCATGCGCTCAAGGGCAGCCAGCATGTGGTGGACATCCGCAACTGCGGCTTGGCCGGTGCCATCCAGCTGGCCTCGCGTGACGGCGATGCCACCATCCGTCCCTACGAGGCAGGCCTCAAGCTATGGCAGGCTGGTTTCTACGTGCGCTTTGGCGGCGACACCCTGCAATTCGGGCCCAGCTTCAACACCACCCCGGCACAGCTCGACACCCTGTTCGATGCCGTGGGCAGCGTACTGAACAATCTGGCCTGA
- a CDS encoding AraC family transcriptional regulator, which translates to MRTCTDRLDALLHHFPVRARLFHSGALCGVTRFTAPEHGGQLHLIQAGKLDVVHAGQDTLHICEPSLLFYPRPLARNFVSDSQHGATLACAQLQFEGGADNPLAGAMPDTICVPLKDIPGAEAILGLLFAEAFSNYCGREALLDRLFEAVFIQLLRYLMESGQLEGGMLAGMSHPRLRRALVAMHDQPAAPWTLDELARLCGMSRSVFANSFRNTLGCTPGVYLQGWRISLAQQMLRKGQQLKLIADRVGYGSEAALSRAFKAHSGQTPRAWKLAQENPPMTADDLAGHTNQVT; encoded by the coding sequence ATGCGCACATGCACCGATAGACTGGATGCACTGCTGCACCATTTTCCGGTACGGGCGCGGCTGTTCCATTCCGGTGCGTTGTGCGGGGTAACGCGCTTTACTGCGCCAGAACACGGCGGCCAGCTGCATCTGATACAGGCGGGCAAACTGGATGTGGTGCATGCCGGACAAGACACGCTGCACATCTGCGAGCCCAGCCTGCTGTTCTATCCGCGCCCTCTGGCACGCAACTTTGTCAGCGACAGTCAGCACGGTGCCACCCTGGCCTGCGCCCAGCTGCAGTTCGAGGGCGGTGCCGACAACCCGCTGGCCGGCGCAATGCCGGACACCATCTGCGTGCCGCTCAAGGACATTCCCGGTGCCGAAGCCATACTCGGCCTGCTGTTTGCCGAAGCCTTCAGCAATTACTGCGGCCGTGAGGCACTGCTGGACCGCCTGTTCGAAGCCGTCTTCATCCAGTTGCTGCGCTATCTGATGGAATCCGGGCAACTGGAAGGCGGCATGCTGGCCGGCATGTCCCACCCCAGGCTGCGCCGGGCGCTGGTAGCCATGCACGATCAACCGGCAGCACCGTGGACGCTGGATGAGCTGGCCCGGCTATGCGGCATGTCACGCAGCGTGTTTGCCAACAGCTTTCGCAACACCTTGGGCTGCACGCCAGGGGTGTATCTGCAGGGCTGGCGCATCAGCCTGGCGCAGCAGATGTTACGCAAGGGACAGCAGTTAAAACTGATTGCCGACCGAGTGGGTTATGGCAGCGAGGCCGCGCTGTCACGTGCCTTCAAGGCCCACAGCGGCCAGACGCCACGAGCCTGGAAACTGGCACAGGAAAACCCGCCCATGACAGCAGACGACCTTGCCGGACATACAAATCAAGTTACGTGA
- a CDS encoding organic hydroperoxide resistance protein produces the protein MSIEKVLYRANATATGGREGSAESSDAVLKVQLSTPRELGGAGGPGTNPEQLFAAGYSACFLGALKYVAMQDKVALPAATTVSATVGIGPIPTGFGIEVDLQISIPGVDAAQARVLVDKAHIVCPYSNATRNNIDVRLQLV, from the coding sequence ATGTCTATTGAAAAAGTTCTCTACCGTGCCAATGCCACAGCCACCGGTGGCCGTGAAGGCAGTGCCGAGTCGTCGGATGCTGTATTGAAAGTGCAGTTATCCACGCCGCGCGAACTGGGTGGTGCTGGCGGCCCCGGCACCAATCCGGAACAGCTGTTTGCTGCCGGTTATTCAGCCTGCTTTCTGGGGGCGCTGAAATATGTGGCCATGCAGGACAAGGTAGCTTTGCCTGCCGCCACCACGGTAAGCGCCACGGTGGGCATCGGCCCCATTCCCACCGGCTTTGGCATCGAAGTGGATTTGCAGATCAGCATTCCCGGCGTGGATGCTGCCCAGGCGCGGGTACTGGTGGACAAGGCACATATTGTCTGCCCGTATTCCAACGCCACGCGCAACAATATCGACGTGCGTCTGCAACTGGTGTGA
- the rimO gene encoding 30S ribosomal protein S12 methylthiotransferase RimO — translation MSKAPRIGMVSLGCPKAQSDSEHILTRLRAEGYEISSSYDGADLVVVNTCGFIDSAVTESLDAIGEALNENGKVIVTGCLGAKDGVVQNAHPSVLAVTGPHATDEVMDAVHNYLPKPHDPFVDLVPDIGIRLTPKHYAYLKISEGCNHRCTFCIIPSMRGDLESRPVHDVLREAANLARAGVKELLVISQDTSAYGVDVKYKLGFHDGRPVKTRMTELCEELGKHGIWVRLHYVYPYPHVDEVIPLMRDGKILPYLDIPFQHASQKVLKLMKRPANSDNVLARIKKWREICPQLVIRSTFIVGFPGETEEDFEELLQFLREAQLDRVGCFTYSAVEGATANDLPDQVPEEVKEARKERFMEVQAEISARKLEARIGQRLTVLVDEIDDEGTAICRSYADAPEIDGLVFVEDATGLEAGQFVEVDIVDCSEHDLWGERV, via the coding sequence ATGTCCAAAGCTCCTCGTATCGGTATGGTTTCCCTTGGCTGTCCTAAAGCCCAGAGCGATTCCGAACACATTCTTACCCGCCTGCGCGCGGAGGGTTATGAAATTTCCTCCTCTTACGACGGGGCTGACCTGGTGGTGGTCAACACCTGTGGTTTCATCGATTCGGCGGTGACCGAATCGCTGGATGCCATTGGCGAAGCGCTGAATGAAAACGGCAAGGTGATTGTCACCGGCTGTCTGGGTGCCAAGGATGGCGTGGTACAGAATGCCCACCCGTCGGTGCTGGCCGTAACCGGCCCGCACGCCACCGACGAGGTGATGGATGCGGTACACAACTATCTGCCTAAGCCGCACGACCCCTTTGTCGACCTGGTGCCGGATATCGGCATTCGCCTGACGCCCAAGCATTACGCCTACCTGAAAATTTCCGAAGGCTGTAATCACCGCTGTACCTTCTGCATCATCCCGTCCATGCGCGGCGATCTGGAAAGCCGTCCGGTGCATGATGTGCTGCGTGAAGCGGCCAACCTGGCCCGTGCCGGGGTGAAGGAACTGCTGGTGATTTCGCAGGACACCTCGGCCTATGGCGTGGATGTCAAATACAAGCTTGGCTTCCATGACGGCCGTCCGGTGAAGACCCGCATGACCGAGCTGTGCGAGGAGTTGGGCAAGCACGGCATCTGGGTGCGCCTGCACTATGTTTACCCCTACCCGCACGTGGATGAAGTGATTCCGCTGATGCGCGACGGCAAGATCCTGCCTTACCTGGATATCCCGTTCCAGCATGCCAGCCAGAAAGTGCTGAAGCTGATGAAGCGTCCGGCCAACAGCGACAATGTGCTGGCGCGCATCAAGAAATGGCGCGAGATCTGCCCGCAGCTGGTGATCCGCTCCACCTTTATTGTCGGCTTCCCCGGCGAAACCGAAGAAGACTTCGAAGAACTGCTGCAATTCCTGCGTGAAGCCCAGCTGGACCGCGTGGGCTGTTTCACCTATTCCGCAGTCGAGGGAGCAACTGCCAACGACTTGCCGGATCAGGTGCCGGAAGAAGTCAAAGAGGCGCGCAAGGAGCGCTTCATGGAAGTACAGGCCGAAATCAGCGCCCGCAAGCTGGAAGCCCGTATCGGCCAGCGTCTGACCGTGCTGGTGGATGAAATCGACGACGAAGGCACGGCCATCTGCCGCAGCTATGCCGATGCGCCGGAAATCGACGGCCTGGTGTTTGTGGAAGATGCCACCGGTCTTGAAGCCGGCCAGTTTGTCGAGGTGGACATTGTCGACTGCAGCGAACACGACCTGTGGGGCGAGCGCGTCTGA